DNA sequence from the Antedon mediterranea chromosome 7, ecAntMedi1.1, whole genome shotgun sequence genome:
AGATTAACTTATAAAGGAGTGAATTGGAGTGAACTGAATTAGAAAAGACTGACATAGAGATTAACTTATAAAGGAGTGAATTGGAGTGGACTGAATTAGAAAAGACTGACAGAGATTAACTTATAAAGGAGTGAATTGGAGTGAACTGAATTAGAAAAGACTGACATAGAGATTAACTTATAAAGGAGTGAATTGGAGTGAACTGAATTAGAAAAGACTGACATAGAGATTAACTTATAAAGGAGTGAATTGGAGTGAACTGAATTAGAAAAGACTGACAGAGATTAACTTATAAAGGAGTGAATTGAAATCATCTGCAATGAGCCTAGCTACACAATTAAGTATTGATGATATTTATGTTTACCAAGAAAGTGAAGGAAAGTTATTATTTTACGAGAAACCATGGAATAATATAAACTAGACATTAGTGAGGTTATTTGCTCAagttgacaaaataaattaaagttgtACGTGGATTGTTCCAATTATGGAAATGTTTATGTTGTTATCTTTTGCCCATTTTATAGTGCCAGAAAAAAAATCAGAGAAAAATTGGTCTAATTAGTCTAATCCAGGTGGAGGTAAATGATCAGGGGAATTTTTGTGTTTAAAGCTGCTGCCAGCTTGGAGTAACTGTACCAAAAACATACAGTAAATTTGTGGTTAACGGTACATCACCCTCTATGCCATAATTGGTGCTCAATGATACAATAAAATCAAGTCCTCAAAAACTGAGCAAATTACAAAATACACAGAGCAACAAAGGGCACTTTGTTCAATATTTCAGCAAATATTGAAGAAACAGATACTATTGATGACCTCACAAAAGCTTATCAAAATTTTGagttatgaatattcataactGGTCTGATGATATACTGTACCTATTTGTGGACAAAGGTAAATTGAGGAAGATAATTTGAATATTGTGGACGTTATCGTGCAAACTAACAAACAAATGTTCCAAGCAAGTGAAAGATACTGGGCATTCTGCCAAGTAATAATCTGTACTTAAGTTTGGTCCTTGAATGATGTTATTTCCTAAAAATAATCATGTATATATTTAACTCATGTACAAATCTCTCTAAGCTGTTTTTGTTTTAGAGTGATTCTTTAATGATTTAGGGAATTCCCCTTTTAGTTACCAGTCTcttgaaataataatagttgTTTGCTTAATATTAGCAGTCACAAtgaatgattttaattttaacagAAAGAAAAACCTGAAAATAATTTAACCTGTTTCGGCTGCGGTAGTACAGCCACTGTCATCGTGCTTGTATGAACTCGGCCAGATTTTTCTGTTTTCGGAATTCGTTGAACGCGATGAACACCGCCCTCGTATTTCATCAGTTTGTATACATCTGGACCTTGCATGCTTACACTGGCATGTCGCACACCACCTGgaaatagaaatatatacatcttataaAGAAGACTTGTTCACAAGCATGATAATTGTtccaattgtttaaaattaaagcctactcgaaggagtcttaaaacagtcttaaacctcactttttgttgcttttacgtattatttatcgtcaaagacaaccaattgaacgagttttaagtgttaaatcaaataataacggtgattttattcttatataggcctagaatagattttcttgtgtagaaatgtacgtactgttatgattgtgaattgaacaagcgtgacgaacattaccttatttggtattctacgcgcaaagtacgccctaaatttgttactttacgcggtcttatctaagactgttttatattaatggtctaacaggggtggctttagtaacaccgtctatctgataaagccggctttaatcgggtagttaagaccatcagttaagattgttttatagcaatccgccccggGTATAATCTCATTGGGGTATTGGAGACtgcttctttttttatatttcctgTGTTTTCAATCTCAGTGGTGCAGGATTTCAAAGATGTCCTACCCTTTttgaatagtgtaccaagttctcaAATGTGCACTATATACACAGGCTTTACGTCTCATCCGAAGGATAGAggcaataaataaatgtgtattgcCCTTTAACACTAACAGTGTTCCACTTTTAAGTATCTCTATGATGATATCAATGGCATTTTCAATGAAATGGAGATATGTGTTTATGTGATTACCATGGCGCAGGGATGAAAACAATAAGATGAACTATggaatgtattaattatttaaaatgagaCACACCACGACGGGTTCAGATGTCTTTTAGTTGTACCAGGACAACAACAtggattatttatttatttattcaactttattttacaAGGGTAGTTCTAACAGTACTACAGCAGTACAGCTGACTTGAAGAGGCCgtcttaaaaacaatacaacaaaatatacaGACGACATTCAAAGATAAAGATACATGAGGATCATAGTTAGAATTCTCAGAcagattaaaaatgttaaaattcgtTAAAAAATAAAGGAAATTGGTACCAaatattgcttttattattGCTTATCTTTgagatgtattattattattataaaagttGGTTTTAAAATCAGAATATTGCATTTAAAAGGGAGAGAATTAAGAAAGGAAGTGGCTCTgtaataaaaagtaattttgaagAACTGAAGATTAGTTATGTTTAGTGTCCCAGACATCAGACAAGTGGAATCGCTCATGCCTGCTTTAATGTTTGAACGCTTATTCTATGGGACACGTTGCATTTGGACATTTAATATCTTTTTACTACAAATATATGAATTCTTGATTCTgttagtatatttttaaaatatcgtCAAAACTTACCCAAGTCACTTACAGTGTATGCCAAAGTATTAAACCTCCACCTTTTGAACTGAGCATAATTCTGGTACATGTTAAATACATCGGATGTAAACAGCATGGCTTCTTGACCTCCGACCCCTGCTGTTAGCTCAACAACGATGTCATTGTCATCAATTTCACTGGTTGGTTTTAATTCAGATACaagctaaataaaataaaaatattgtaaatattatcaATCAATTCTTACATATATAtagtttaatgattttttttcaaacgGTGTAATTGAAGCGGTGCAATCAAAGTGGTACAGTTGAATAAGCAGTGCAgttgaatatgtaatttaattttaattatcacTGTATAATACTTGGATAAATCTTTGACTATAGAATAAAATAAGCATTAAATATACATCATTATCATATCAAACCTCATCTTCCAATTCTTCTATAGCATTTAAGCAATTCTTCTTTTCAACTTGCGCTAACCGTTGCATTTCTGGATCATCAtctgaaaaaacaaaagtacacattctttgatattattatatagaaactaatgtaatgtgcccatatatgaacatgatgatgtcatatcactaccatagttgggcatatcactaccatatttaggcatgtcactaccatCGAGGTacttcacacttttttttgtcgaactagtttgatagtgtacacagagctttagaagCTAATGATGTTTGGCAACTACATTTTAAACTACTATACTACGGAACATGCATCCAGTGCATTTAGGATAATGGTACCGGTTCAGAGAAATACACACTGTACTGGAGcgtttaacaaaatatttgagaTGAGGTCTACAGTATGTAACCAATAGTaatactaaattaattaattaattaattattaatattaaaagataattaattattggttGGGTGAAAGGCTTTAATATATACTTCACCAACAACTGGAATAAATTGAAGGCCCCTATGTGTTTCTACTGTACTACTCTGCCTAACACAAAGCAcgatttttgttttcttaaagGGATACAATCCAATATTATTAATCTACAAATTATCGGAAGATTTGACTAggccagggaagagtgaaattacaattacaatccCTGACTAGACCAAACGACTTAGTTTGACTAATTTTTGTGAATAAGGTTTTACACTTCTTCACCTTCTAGTAACGACTTGACATCTTCCAATTCTAACTTTTTCGCATTTAATTCTTGAATCTTTTCAACAACTGGTTCTAGTTTTTGTCTCCTCTTTACGATCTTCTGCTGTTCTATCTCATCACCAACCCCAGAGCTTAGTTTTTGTGAGATGTCAGCAAACTCTTTTAATAATTCTTCTAAATAAAACAGGAATTGAGGACTGTCTGGTGCAAGTACATCTGTTTCTGTTGTACTACCATTTGAACAAATATATCTATAATTAACTTCGCAGTTTAACAAATTAGTTCTGGCAAAATTTGGATGCAAAGTTTGTTTTCTAGGAATGGATATCATCGGGAAAGACTTAAATGTCTTCCATACACATTTCCTTCTGGTTAAAGGTAAAATTATGGGAAACCTGCTTGAAAATTCTGGTTTTACAAaattgcatttatttgttaGTGGGTTCTGACAGTAGTATCGAAATTGTTGGGAAAACCAGCAATGGTTGTAATTGTTTTTACTGCAAGATTTTAAAGCAGGCAATAGCTTTGACGACACGGATGTCATAACATTTCTTGCATTGTATTGTAGGATACACCGCAATGTCTTCCATGTATAGCGAGTCACACACATATTAATTAGTTGACTGTCTCTGAAATGCAAATTGAAAagtcatttataataattatttataaaagtatTCGGTAGTAAAATGATGCCACACATTGTCAGAATATTTtccttattaattattttattttatagatatttggccatattatatataaatgcatcgatatttaataatataatatttattgcaAATGATGGtgtaggcctagaggctaggcctatgcctatggACGGTGGTATGCTTTTTTATTTATGACTACTCacagattattttatttttacaccatgctggtaggcctagcctacacaCTTCTTGGCTAGGTCTAGCTAGCTGGTGGGAGCCTAGCCTCTATATCTAGGCTATATACTATAGCCCGTAGGCTTGCTGACTTGCTGAGGCCAAGCCAACTAAACTATCTATGTCTACCTATAGTATATAGCCTAGATATAGAGGCTAGGCTCCCACCAGCTAGCTAGACCTAGCCAAGAAGtgtgtaggctaggcctaccagcatggtgtaaaaataaaataatctgtGAGTAGTCATAAATAAAAAAGCATACCACCGTCCATAGGCATAGGcctgcctagcctagctaggctagtctGTAATGAATATTGGCTCCGCAAGAAGCCGTGATTGTGAATGAAGCTCGTGTATAGAAAGACCCATACTTTATATACAAACCGTAGGGAAATTCGAAGCTCTAATATATAAGTAATGCACTTAAAAACATACggaatacattttatttttcttctgtTCCGTCAaaataatctaggcctaggcctgccaCCTGTCCGGATTTCTAACGACCACGAGACGACGCACGGCCCTCCATCCTCTCTCTCTCCTCCTCCGGTCGTCGTATCGTGTGTAAAGTGTGAAGTGCTTTTAACTCCGAACTGGCACGACAATGCCCATTCTTCTGATCCATCCAGGGCagtcatattataattataataatgttaggTCTACcacttttttgtttgtatttaattaaaacataattatattataatataatatctataGTCATGAAGATAGTTCCATGCTATAATTAAAATCAGCATCAACATAGCAACCAGAAATTAAAACACTAAAAAAAACCACCCCAAAAAATGAATTTGCTTATGAAAAGActaaattaaagttaaattaaaacaatttttagactttaaattacagtttttcaggtatatattttgttttcgatacgatttttggtcaaagtgataTGAACTTGAAAAATtgaactattatgtgacaataaaacaattgtaaaaAATGTACAGTGCCCACACCGCCCTCTCTCCtcttatatacatttgcacgtTTTTTGACATTTTGACCATTGTACAGAGAGCCAAAAACACATAATATTGATTCAAAACATATTCCTCTTTATTTATAATCAAATCAAAATGGCGGTGAAAACATGGGTTAACAAAATGAATGCAATGCACATGATaaagtatatgttttttattaattgaattaaaatacaTTGGAAAATTAACTACAGTCCACCAACCTTATCCATCAGacattcaaataataatacagactTTTCTGTAACTTTGTGAGGATATTCGGTAACTTGGGGAGTTTGTGAGAGGATATTGGTAACTTGGGGAGTTCGTGAGAGGACATTCAATTCAGTATCTCTGTACACAATATTACAACTAGGAACTATTACACTTTGTAAAGCAAACTAAATTTATGGAATGCTATTaactttcattttaaaattagatcgacaaaactttgttttaaaaaaacaatgaaaagattgataacaaaaaaatgtaccGTAATTTTAAATGGTATAATAAAACTGAACAAAGCTTCTGATCAAATCAACATTTTGAAGAATTTGTTGGCTATATTAAGGTAAACTTCTTTCAAATTGTGTTATCATTTTTGTTGACCAAATAAATTTTTCCTGAAACATACCGTATACAGACATATACTTTGGTCATTTTGGTCATCGATACCTGttttaatagggaggtttcacaaccttacgaatacgataatgaAAACAGATAcatcatacatttgtgaaacttttgagctgatccccatttcatattcgtaaagcgtattcgtgttgaccagtcgtattcgtaactacaaaacgagtatagtttttgatctattttgcacattttgcatttgaatcaggaatgattcatgattataatataattatagatttattgaaagtaatttactaaagtaatttactaaaatgccaagtcaattttgataaatagcagtttttaaagtcctcactcgctttgatgttacgctaggcctaggcagccaagcaccaagtacctgcgcttcgctcaaatttaccgcagtcatattttggacgcgcctcaatatttcgttgccatgcgaaacagatttttttatggcttacgaaaacgaatacgtgtgcgtgacgtatccgttttcgttatcgtattcgtaagattgcgaaacctctctattacctttgtaaatcaatcaaatagtcttaataaaaaatactatgAATTTAAATCTAACCTGTCATATAATAAAGTTTAACAATCTTACAAAACACAATTTTGCATATGTTCTTTTCCCATCAAAAGTTCAGTGCGAATACAGCTTTAGTTTTCATCGAATATTGgtaatattattaagtttataaCTCGTTCCCATGCCCCTAATATAACTTGGGGTTAATtatctactgttagatatagcACTAAAACTTATctaaaaaccaaaaaaattaaaataaaaagcaatacACATCATCATAATATGCTtttatacatttacatacatATTTGGCATAATCTATAATTCATGTTTTTATCACCTCACTTTTTTAGTCAGATTATTTTATTTGCTTGCATTAATACaatcaaaaaacaacaaataaacaaatgtaaTTCACAACACATATACAATCCACCTATAGCtgataatataaacaaaattaatacagtataatatatttatcattataAATTGATTTTGTAGTACGATTCATGTCAAACTAGCTTTAATGCTAAGCATATTACACTACACTATTTCAATGCTATCTCTTAAAGTAATTGAACACTAGTTTATTTATAGGCCctattaaagtaaaacacaactTAATGCATTTGTATATTGGTACAACAAGTGTGTGTGtatgtttatacatattttaacaGTTCTATGTGTTTTCCATATTTAAGTAGAAATAACAAATGCTTCAATCTAGTTCTTAAGCAAAATCATTTAGGGACCATGTTAAAATATtccactgcagttactgcagtaactccaTGTTCAATACAACAATGtataattttagtttgtttcagGCAGTCACTGAAATAAAAAGCGTGTATGATACACCCCCCcaataaaagataaataaacaggttaaagaataaacaggttaaagaatGAACAGGTTAAAgaataaacaggttaaagaataaacaggttaaagaataaacaggttaaagaataaacaggttaaagaataaacaggttaaagaataaacaggttaaagaataaacaggttaaagaataaacaggttaaagaataaacaaaatgcagttactgcagtaaactgcagtagaataattttaacACGGTCCcttatgaaataaaaactttCAATGCTGTCCTTGGcttcatttataaaatatttaattgtttttcttttataatacaATTGTGTAAAACCTACAGAGAGGTTATAAAAccttaaacaaaatgttgaacaTCTAAAATCTAAACTTATCTTATAATTAGAACAATTTTAAACTGAAATTTGCAGTTTAATTAAGACTATTGTTACTTCCAaaaatttatctttaaattatCATAAAATCAGTTTACTGATTATATGAAAGGCTATAGACAACATATTCTGTATAATAAAAGTATactatttaacaaaatataaaaatcttTGGCCATGTTATAAGTGACGGTAATAAGAAGTTTGCGAAAAAAATTAGGATTTTTCAAAATGCGACAATTATAATTGTTACATAACAATGGACAAAAATAGCAGtatattaattacatttaatgAAACCAAAAAACATACTGTAATGGTCCAATAGGTGTATTGAAAATGATAACCAAAATATTGCTtataaaatttaagtttcacTGCGGAGTCGGTGTCACTGTCATGTGACCTGCTTAATTTAGAGTATTTGGGCAAGTGACACTTGCCTCAAAGTAATTTGTCAAGTGATACTTGACGCACTATGTATTTACTTCATTTACAATAAGGATATTATACCGTCGTGatgtggtttcccgaatgatcgtaaaatcaaaacggtactgggtatgaccaactagtgttattgtcaccaactagtcatccattcatagaagtactgatgtagtagcctatctgtacggtgaccatagaatgtgacccgagacatgactaactacgacttttagttaatagaagattgaaaaaattgttaagaagagttgtactgtatgtggatgtttaatgaaattatgtcaataatgtttacacacaaatagtaatgtttgttagtaaaaataattttgagttaataagaataagatataaggaagaaaagcaaagagactatggagcggctattcctgaatatacaatactaagtatcgtagttttaaattataaattttaggcgatcttgattatttaaaaaagattcttattctaaaagaaaaattgattttaagAAAGTTatgtaatgtaaaaataacacaGCAATAGGAATACAACACTATTaattcattgaaaaaaaaaaataataattatta
Encoded proteins:
- the LOC140054919 gene encoding peptide chain release factor 1-like, mitochondrial, translating into MCVTRYTWKTLRCILQYNARNVMTSVSSKLLPALKSCSKNNYNHCWFSQQFRYYCQNPLTNKCNFVKPEFSSRFPIILPLTRRKCVWKTFKSFPMISIPRKQTLHPNFARTNLLNCEVNYRYICSNGSTTETDVLAPDSPQFLFYLEELLKEFADISQKLSSGVGDEIEQQKIVKRRQKLEPVVEKIQELNAKKLELEDVKSLLEDDDPEMQRLAQVEKKNCLNAIEELEDELVSELKPTSEIDDNDIVVELTAGVGGQEAMLFTSDVFNMYQNYAQFKRWRFNTLAYTVSDLGGVRHASVSMQGPDVYKLMKYEGGVHRVQRIPKTEKSGRVHTSTMTVAVLPQPKQIDLQLDAKDLRIETKKASGAGGQHVNTTDSAVRIVHIPTGISAESQQERSQHKNRHIAMTMLHARIYKKQLEEQESKEKQMRTQQVGTSGRSEKIRTYNFNQDRITDHRISMNTFDVEGFLNGGELLDGLVSELCYQDEMDILRNTIENVFKDHHPMQDKIRK